A single window of Nicotiana sylvestris chromosome 3, ASM39365v2, whole genome shotgun sequence DNA harbors:
- the LOC138888272 gene encoding uncharacterized protein yields MTFMDLKNRVFMPYIDSFLIIFINDILIYSLSLEEYEQHLRVEGLVIAYASRQLNPHKKNYPMHDLELAAIVHALKIWRHYLFGVSSKVYADHSSLQHLFKQRDLNLRQRRWLEFRKDYDTTILYHPGKANVVVDALSRKIKAHQFDDPHLLVLRETVLQGGAKEVTIGEDGVLRLQGCLCVPNVNGLREKILEEAQFSVFYLSRCYEDVSRPDAALLVATDEEGHS; encoded by the exons ATGACGTTTATGGATTTGAAGAACCGGGTGTTCATGCCATATATTGATTCGTTTCTCATTATTTTCATTaatgacattttgatctactcgCTTAGCTTGGAGGAGtatgagcagcatttgagagtg gagggcctagttattgcatatgcttcacgtcagctgaATCCCCACAAGAAGAATTACCCcatgcatgatttggagttggccgcgatagttcatgctcttaagatctggaggcattatctttttgGGGTGTCTTCTAAGGTTTACGCCGATCATAgtagcttgcagcatttgttcaagcagagggatctcaatttgaggcagcgcaggTGGCTTGAGTTTCGTAAAGATTATGATActaccattctttatcatccgggaaaggcgaATGTGGTTGTagatgccttgagcagaaag ATCAAGGCTCATCAgtttgatgatccgcacttgTTGGTTCTTAGGGAAACGGTTCTacagggtggtgccaaggaggttactatcggtgaggatggtgttctgcgactccagggttgtctatgtgttcctaatgtgaaTGGATTGAGGGAaaagattctagaggaggcacaatTCTCTGTATTTTATTTAtctaggtgctacgaagatgtatcgcgacctgatgcagcattattggtggcgacggatgaagaaggacatagttga